Within the Bacteroidia bacterium genome, the region TGGTTTCCTTTTTTTCGAACGCATGAAATTCCGCTAATTGTGTATTGTTTTCGTTGGATTCAATATAATACATTACAAGGTAACGTTGGTGTTCACCCAATACTTTTTGTGTATTGTAAATTTCGCTGTAAAAGCGAAGTGTATCCATGTCTTCTGGAAAAAAATTAGAAACATAAGGCAGTAAATCATATCCACTTTTACTTAAAATATTAGGCGTTATAGTGGGATGAACGCTTTCCAACATTTCGATGTCTGAAAAAATAATTTTTTGAGGAGGGTAATCAATCGTAATTGGTTGGCGAACAGAAAAGGGTTTGTTTTTTGTATTTTCATCTGCGATGGAAATTTTAAAATCGTATTTACCGTTGGGTAGCGAAATGCGTTGTTGATCAATAAAAGCAGGTTTTGGAGAAGTACTATCGTTAATCTCCGGACTCAATAAATTATATTTTTTAAATGCTTTTACCGAATCGCCTTGCGTAAAAACAAGTTCAACGGCAATTTTACCTTGGTATTTCCCATTGCTATTTTTAACAAAAACAACATTGTTTCCGGCTACCGATAAATAGGTTTCGATATACGGATTTCCTTGTGGTGTACAGAATGTGGAGTGGAGTAGGAAAGCTGTTAAATTGCCAGCAACAGCGCCATCCGCTAAAGTAAAAAATAAAAAAACAATCCAAAAATAATTTCTTTTTCTCATTATTAATACGCGTCTGACGCTGAACAAAGATAAATGATTAAACATAAAAAAAATATTTTTTTAGCAGGAATAAGAAAATATTATACTTTTGCGCTCGGAGAGTTGGCAGAGCGGTCGATTGCGGCAGTCTTGAAAACTGTTGACTGTAACAGGTCCTGGGGTTCGAATCCCTAACTCTCCGCTGAAAGGGATTTGCTCATATTGAGTAAGTCCCTTTTTATTGTTTCGCCTGTGTCCAATTTGAATTTTTAGAAATAATGGAAACGCACAAAATAGCGTTGAAACAAATTCATTCTTAAGGGAGTATAAAAAGAAACACTACTTTTTTTGTAGTTCCGTCTATTTTTTATATATCTTTGTCGAAAATTATAGTAACACTATGAAAAAAGTAATTTTTGCACTTGTTTCTTTCTTCCTGATTTCCGCCGCTACACAAGCAGCCGTGATGGTTTTGGAAGGTAATTATCAAAGTAAAAACTTATATGTACAAAACGGTTACGCTGCTTCTGGTGTTGGATTTTGTACTTATCAGGTTACGATAAACGGACAAATTGCTGCGGATGAAGTGAATTCCAGCGCGTTCGAAATCGATTTTTCTCAATTTCAAATTACACCTGGTACACCTGTTGTTATTCGTATTATGCACAAAGATGGCTGTAGTCCAAAGGTGCTAAATCCAGAAGCAATTAATCCACAATCAACTTATAAAGTAAGCACTATTGCCATTGATAATTCTGGTCTTTTAAAATGGACTGCAACTAATGAATCAGGTTCTTTACCATATATTGTAGAAGAATTTCGTTGGAACAAATGGGTATATGCCGGAGAAGTAAAAGGCATTGGTACAGCTGGAAGTCATGATTATGCATTTCAAGCCACTCCACACTCAGGCGAAAATAGATTTCGTATTAAACAAGTTGGTTTTGGTGGAGATCCTCGTTATTCTGACATCGTTAACATGACTTCTGACATCGCTAAGGTAACTTATACTTGTTTGAAAGATAAAGAAATTGAATTTTCGGATGCTACGTGTTTCGAAGTATATGATTATTACGGAACAGTTGTCAAAAAAGGCTTTACTAAAGATTTACCCATTGATGATTTAGCCAAAGGCAAGTACTTTTTATGTTACGATAATACCGTTACTGATTTTAAAAAGTAAGTTTTCATTCGCTTTTTATCTCTTTTAAATAAATCTATTTTTTTAGCTCTTCGAAAAATTATTTTTCAAAGAGCTTTTTATTTGTGCTATCCAAAAAGTTTTATGAAACTTTTGTATTGCCAAAAGCGTACAAGCACCTACCAATTAATTCTTATGCCCATGAATTCGGAAAAACTACAAGAACTTATCCGTTGGTTAAATGTTCAAATTCATCATGCCAATGAGGTCATTGAAGAATCTCAAAGAAATCGTAATTACGGCAGAGAATCGCAATATGAAGGCATTCGAGATGCTTTTATGCGTTGCTTAAATAAGCTGGGTGGTGAAAGTGCTTTGTGATTGAGTACTTCAGTGCTAACAAAATTATTTTCACAAAAAAATATTTTATGTGAAAATAAATAAGCGTGCGCATTCCTATATCTTTCCAATAACATAATTTTTATCTTTGTCCTACATATTTGAGAGAACCTTACATAGAAGAAATCGAAAAACAGTATGTTGCAAGCATTTTTTGGAGGCGTTTTATTAGGGTTAACACTCGCTTTATTGATTGGTCCGTCTTTTTTTGCATTAATACAAACCAGTATTCGCAATGGTTTCCGTTCTGGTTTCGCCCTTGCCGCTGGTATTTTTATTAGCGATTTGTTGTGTGTAACTTTAGCTTATTTAGGTGCCTCTCAGTTTTTTAGTAATCCAAAAAACAAAGCGGTAGAAGGCATTGTAGGCGGTGTTATTCTTATTTGTTTCGGAACGTATAATATTTTTCAAAAACACACTGCCGAAGAAAAAAAGATGGACGAAATGAAAACCATCAATGTGCCTTTGTTGATTACAAAAGGTTTTTTTCTGAATATCCTCAATCCTTTTGTGTGGCTATTTTGGGCTGGTTGGATGGGTTTAATCAGTTCTCGCTATGAGTTTTCGAGTACTTTAATTCTCACTTTTTTCAGCGCAACATTAATTACCGTATTTGCAACTGATTTATTGAAATCCTTTTCTGCCAATAAAATCAAGAAGTTTTTAAATCACAAAGTATTATTATTTGTGAACCGCATTTCTGGACTTATTTTAGCTATTTGCGGGATGGTGCTGATTTACCGCGTTATTTTTTGATTCGAAAAATTATTTTTCCAAAGCCTTTTTAATGTCTGGTTTAAAATAATTCGTGCTCTTCATTATTTTTCCATCTTCTCTAAAAATAGGTTCGCCTTTATCGTCTAATTTCGACATATTGCTGCGATGAATTTCTTCAAATACTTCGTCAATTTTATGTTGCAAACCGTGTTTTAAAATCGTTCCGAAAACAATGTACAATTGATCTCCCAAAGCATCGGCAATTTCAATTAAATCGCCATTTTTACACGCTTCTAAATACTCGTTATTTTCTTCTTCTAAAAGTCGGTGGCGAAGCGTGTATTCCTTTTCATCAATAACGCCGGCAGGAATTTCTCTACTTCCTATTTTAAATACTTCGTGAAATTCCTTTACGAAATTTATTTTTTCGAGCACACTTTTTTTATGAGGATGATCTTTCATGAAAAATTATTTTTTTAAAGCGTTTTGCGAATACTCCGCATTCAAGCCAGCAACAACGATTTTCGTGATATCCAAACTATCGTTCGCATACAAAACGCTTCCGCCGTTAGACGTATACGTGAGTACATAATCGTAATGTTTTTCTTTTTGCAAACGCGCTAAAAAATCGCCTACTTTTTTCTGAATGTCCGCATTTTTTTTCTGCACGCTGTCCATAATCATATTCATTTTGGTTTGCATGTCATCCAATTCTTGTTTTCTCGACATCATATCCGCTTCTGTTTTTTTCGCATCGTTCTGAGAAATCAAACCTTGACTCACTTTTTGTTGATAGGCTTGATAATCGCTTTGTAATTTTTGTGCTTTTGCATCGTATTGCGATTGAATTTCAGCGTGTTTTCCTTCCGCCTCTTTTTTCACATCCAATACATATTGATATTGCGACAACAACGTATCGGCATTCACGTACATAATTCTTCCCGATTTGGAACCGGTTGTTTGCGAAGATTTCGCATCCAAAGAACCATCCGTATTATTGTTTTTATCTGCCGAATGGCAAGCCGCAGCAAGCGATACAATCGCGCTGAATAAAAGTGTTTTAAAAAATATTTTTTTCATATCCGTTTTTTTAGAAGGCACAAAGATAAAAACCTCTTTGATTATTTTCGATTTTCTTGCAAACAACCCATTTGCTCAAATATATTTTTTACTTTTGCGCCCGATTCAATTTAAAAAAAGAAAAAAATGGCAACTACAAACAGAACGTTTACGATGTTAAAGCCCGATGCTGTGGAGAACGGTTATATTGGCGGAATTTTAGCAAAAATTAACGAAGCAGGTTTTAAAATTATCGCGATGAAATACACGCGACTTTCTAAAGAAACTGCCGGAACATTTTATGAAGTGCACAAAGAACGCCCTTTTTACGGCGAGTTGGTGGAATATATGTCTTCCGGATCTATTGTTGCTGCTATTTTAGAAAAAAATAATGCAGTGGCTGATTTCAGAACTTTAATTGGCGCTACCGATCCTGCGAAAGCAGAAAAAGGAACCATTCGTAATTTATACGCAAAATCCATTGCAGCCAATGCTGTTCACGGTTCAGACAGTGATGAAAATGCAAAAATAGAAGGTGATTTTTTCTTCTCGATGTTGGAACGCTTCTAAAAAATTATTTTTTAGAACCTCTTAAAAAGGTCTTCGAAAAATTAATTTTTCGAAGACCTTTTTTTATCTGAAAATTATTTCTGTGATAACGTCCGTGCCGGCAGATTCGTTCAGCATTTTAATAATGCGTTCTTTTTGGTAAGATAATTCCATTCGTAAAGCAGCAGAATCAAGTGTTACGTATAAAATTTGATTATGGATAAAAATTTTTTGCGTGTGATTGGCAATCATTTTTCCCACAATTATTTCCCAAGAATTAATTAAATTAATTTCATTCAATTTCGTATCCAAACGATAGTTTTTCAACAATTCGTCAATCACTTCTTTAATACTTTTTTCATTGCTTTTCATAGTAATTCCATGCAATTGATAAGCTATTTTTTTTCTCAAAAATCGTTTCGAAAAAATAATTTTTTAAAGCGTATGCAAGGTGTTCAGATTTTCTGATTTTTTGTTATGATGTAAATCAATGGCAGTTAAAACGGCTATAAACCCCCAAAAAGGAATAGATGCTTTGTCAGTATCTAAAAAATCATTCACTGTGCCGTGTACAAAATAGGTTACTAAACCTAAGATAGCGACCAATGCCAACAGTCTTGTTTCTTTATCTTTTACGGTGTAAAATAATCTAAACCCGGTTGAAAGACAAGATAAAACGATGACAACAAAAGTGATAAATCCCAACACGCCAGACTCACAAAGTGGTCCAAAATATTCACTGTGAGCATTTCCTCGATCGCCATTGTCGGTGCTGATAATGGTACGATCACTTGCCAATTGAAAAGGGGCGTATTTAAAACTGTAGGTGCCCGGACCCCAACCAACAATTGGTTTTTCTTCAAACATACGCAAGGCGCAACTCCAACGATTTAAGCGTTCTAAATTAGAAGCATCCGAAGAAATATTGGAAATGGATTCTAAATGTTTGGAAAAATCCCGAGATGAATCTTGATGGTTTTGTTCCAATTTCATTTCAATTTGTGTTTGAAAAACAATTCCACCCAAGGTTAAAAAGCCAAGTAGAATAAGGATACTTCGAAATTTTATTTTCAACAGTAAAACTATGTAAACGGCTAAAGCTCCTGCCAAACCTACCCAAGCAGCGCGTGTGTAAGATAAAATAATTGCCACTAAAAAAATAACCAGCACTCCGAAAGATAGGATGCGCAAGGTTTTGGTGTCTTTTTTATTAAATACAAATCCGAGGATGACCGGAAAATACATTGCCAATAAAGCTCCATAAGCTGTATGGTCATTGAAAAATGGAGTCATAACCCAATGTGCGGCATCTTCCGAAAAATTATAATGAGCATGGTTGTAAATCGTATAAAAAATAACCAAGAGGAAAGATATAATATACATCCAATAAAATTTTTTGATGTTGCTTTTTTTCTTAAATAATTCGTTTGCCATAAAATAAAAGGCAGTTACAAACCAAAGTCGTGCTGTAAATGCTTTAAAAGAAACAAGCGGAATGGTACTGGTAATACAGGTAATAAACATCCAAACCAATTGAATTACAATGGCGATGGTGATGGGATGACGCATTAATTTTTTAGTGTGATTAATTTCTCGAATAGATTTGAAAATATAAATAATCATGATTCCGAATAAAATTGGTTCGGTCGGTAAGCTCAATGAAAGTCCTTCTCTTCCAGTAAGAACATCTCGTAAATTAACCGATAAAGGGGTTAAGAAAACAGTCATTAGCATCAATGTTTCCATCGAAAACAAGGCGAGTAAAAGAACAAGAATGATTGCTGGAAGAAATATTAAATAGAAAAATTCGTGGGCAAGGCAATAGCAGTTAATGGCAATAAACACAAAGCATACGGCGTACAACCAAAAAGTTTTTGGTTGATTGGCAAGTTTATTTGTGAACGTGTTCAAATTATTTTATGATTTTTTTGGAAGGAAAATTTGCTCTTCGAAAAATTATTTTTTCAACCAAGAAAAATCATTCGGGTTTTATTTCCGAAAATTTTTCCATTCCCAATATCACTACGTAAGCCATCAACAATACGGATAAAGTGGAAACGACTACAATTATCCAACGCACAGGATACGATTTTTTATCCGCTGGAACGGCTTTGTCCAAAACAAACATCGGCAAGGTATTTTTTATATTTGCTTGGGCTTGTTGGTATTCAATACCTAAAGTTCCCAACTGACCGTATTCATAGCCTAAAATGCTATGTAAGTGATCAAATCTGGTTGCATTTTTTTTGAAAATATCTATTTGTTCTTCTATTTGTTTGGCTGCGGATGAATTATTGGCGATTAAAGCACTGGTGTATCCTCTTGTCAATTCCTTAATTTGAAATCCTATATCAATAATGCCCATTGCTCTCAGCCTATTTATAGAATCGTTATTCGTTTGGATGCTATCTTCTAAATTTTCGTAAGATTTTTGCACAATCGAGAGCGATTTTTCAGCGCGCGC harbors:
- a CDS encoding O-antigen ligase family protein, coding for MNTFTNKLANQPKTFWLYAVCFVFIAINCYCLAHEFFYLIFLPAIILVLLLALFSMETLMLMTVFLTPLSVNLRDVLTGREGLSLSLPTEPILFGIMIIYIFKSIREINHTKKLMRHPITIAIVIQLVWMFITCITSTIPLVSFKAFTARLWFVTAFYFMANELFKKKSNIKKFYWMYIISFLLVIFYTIYNHAHYNFSEDAAHWVMTPFFNDHTAYGALLAMYFPVILGFVFNKKDTKTLRILSFGVLVIFLVAIILSYTRAAWVGLAGALAVYIVLLLKIKFRSILILLGFLTLGGIVFQTQIEMKLEQNHQDSSRDFSKHLESISNISSDASNLERLNRWSCALRMFEEKPIVGWGPGTYSFKYAPFQLASDRTIISTDNGDRGNAHSEYFGPLCESGVLGFITFVVIVLSCLSTGFRLFYTVKDKETRLLALVAILGLVTYFVHGTVNDFLDTDKASIPFWGFIAVLTAIDLHHNKKSENLNTLHTL
- a CDS encoding OmpH family outer membrane protein, which translates into the protein MKKIFFKTLLFSAIVSLAAACHSADKNNNTDGSLDAKSSQTTGSKSGRIMYVNADTLLSQYQYVLDVKKEAEGKHAEIQSQYDAKAQKLQSDYQAYQQKVSQGLISQNDAKKTEADMMSRKQELDDMQTKMNMIMDSVQKKNADIQKKVGDFLARLQKEKHYDYVLTYTSNGGSVLYANDSLDITKIVVAGLNAEYSQNALKK
- a CDS encoding nucleoside triphosphate pyrophosphohydrolase family protein; amino-acid sequence: MLEKINFVKEFHEVFKIGSREIPAGVIDEKEYTLRHRLLEEENNEYLEACKNGDLIEIADALGDQLYIVFGTILKHGLQHKIDEVFEEIHRSNMSKLDDKGEPIFREDGKIMKSTNYFKPDIKKALEK
- a CDS encoding LysE family transporter — protein: MLQAFFGGVLLGLTLALLIGPSFFALIQTSIRNGFRSGFALAAGIFISDLLCVTLAYLGASQFFSNPKNKAVEGIVGGVILICFGTYNIFQKHTAEEKKMDEMKTINVPLLITKGFFLNILNPFVWLFWAGWMGLISSRYEFSSTLILTFFSATLITVFATDLLKSFSANKIKKFLNHKVLLFVNRISGLILAICGMVLIYRVIF
- a CDS encoding DUF721 domain-containing protein, which produces MRKKIAYQLHGITMKSNEKSIKEVIDELLKNYRLDTKLNEINLINSWEIIVGKMIANHTQKIFIHNQILYVTLDSAALRMELSYQKERIIKMLNESAGTDVITEIIFR
- a CDS encoding nucleoside-diphosphate kinase; the encoded protein is MATTNRTFTMLKPDAVENGYIGGILAKINEAGFKIIAMKYTRLSKETAGTFYEVHKERPFYGELVEYMSSGSIVAAILEKNNAVADFRTLIGATDPAKAEKGTIRNLYAKSIAANAVHGSDSDENAKIEGDFFFSMLERF